The sequence below is a genomic window from Uranotaenia lowii strain MFRU-FL chromosome 2, ASM2978415v1, whole genome shotgun sequence.
TCGAATTGTAAACAAACACGATAAGTGAATTGCGAAACGCAAAAATAGTTTTCTTAAGCccagtccacactaggagacggtctcagcgtctcccattttcttcgggagacactgagaccgtcccaggtttccaacaacaacaacagacaacaaagttcgtttcataacaaaaatcgcagttcatgttgcctagtgtggactaagCTTTAAGTAAAATTGTATCGCCAAACGTTTGTGCTAATCAACAGTACACCTTTGTGCATTAGTACGGCAGTGAGCAGAAGTGAAATTTACAACATCCCAGCTAAGGCTAAAGTGCTAACCTAATAGTACGGTGGTGCGCAAGTTTGTTGAACGGCAAAAGAATCCAGCGAAGATGAGAAATATTTAGAGAACTTATTGAAGCGCGTTCTAAAAGTACAATTTGAAAGTTGAGGTGAAAAACGGAGGCACAAAGCTGAAAAGTTCAGGCAAAAGGTTACGAATTGAAAGGCCACTAAACGTAAGTAAGGAAAACTACAATTTCATTATGATTTGTTAATCGAATTGTACCCGTAGGAATTTAAAACTCGCCCATCTTCGAACGAATAAAGGAGTGCTGCAAATTCGGGAATTACAAGACAAATTTTCTTTAGGGTTGTATGCCTCCAccaatagattttttgaaaaatgaatgaagtaGGGATATTATATAGAATAAAAGCTATCAAATGGCacaattttctccattttgaaaaaaaaatggcatattaGATCGTTTATCAAATATGGGCAGTGCTCCAAGAAGGCACCCTGAACTATCTGCgattaagctgaaattttgcatagttttttttgtggCAATAAACAAATGGCATGGTTCCTATATAACGATTTTCAATATATGTTGCCAGTCTaatgtataaaaataaacaagtcaaaaaaataagtttttgtatAAACCCATACCTGGAACTCGTCCGATTTAATTCCATGTtagttcagatttttaaatcgaTCCCAACACCTGCTAAACGTGTAATTAATCATTACTACTTTTACATGTTCAGTATATTCCAAATACTTACTCAGAACTGCTGTTTACATTGGGCAAGGGAGCCATGGGTTGCAGAGCAGAAGCGCCATTCAAACGACCGTTCGCCACTGAACCGTTAATTTCACTGGATCGAAATCCGGTATGACTGGAATGATCCTCTTCAGCAGTATATGGAAAGTTGTAAGGATTTTTATCGGATCCTTCAGACATTCTATCGGAGTCAACGCTTTGCTGCTGTTTATGCCGTTGATAGTCGTTCTTAAGAAGCGATTGTACACTGGACTGAAAAGAATTAGCGGGATGGTTGTCGTTTCGCGGACTGTATAGTTCAGAAGCTATTCGTTCTTTAGACATATACGGTGAATCAGACTTGTATCCCAATGTTCGAGATCGATCATAGATACTGTCTTTCAAAACGCCGATATTTTCGTGTTGATAGGAGCGCATATGATTAATGATTTGCGTAGATCCTGAAAGATGATTCCTTCCTACGGGGGACATATAAGGTAATGTCATGTGGTCTCCATGGGTATCATAGTCTCTGTATTGTTCTGAATATGTATCACAGTCACGATTGCTGTACTTATCGCTTCGCAAATCTTGGTTGGAATAATTAAAactttcttgaatattttctaaaatggATGGTGGCATGTTCATTCTGTTTTGATGTAAGTATGAAGTATCTGTTAGATCTGGACTAGGTAAAATATTGGAAACAAGAGGTCCATGCGAATGAATTTCGTTGTCGGATCCAGTGTCTTGGGACCACCTTCCTGCTAGAAGTATGTAAACAACATAAGTGTGCTGTTTtatcttgaattaaaaaaaaaccattaccgTTGGAAACAGGCAAATATGAATCTGGAACTTGACTTGACCATCGCGGCCCATTGACGTTGGGGAACAGCTAAATATAATAACACGTTGTATTAGAAAATATATTCCCCTTGTTAAGTCATTACaattataacttttatttttaaacatgattAAAAACTCAAGTGTGAAACAATGGTAAAAACTATGtataaaacttgttaaaatattgtttctcaCCTGTGGACTTTGCACTACATGCAATTCGGGTGGCGTTGTAGCTACATGCTCTGTAATGTTAGGTAAATATGATGTTGAAGAAACCCCAACACTGCGATGTGTGCTGCTATTTCGACCAACACGCGATTCTTCATCATCGCTGGAATGGCTTGAAGCTAATTCTAGGCTGCGTCCGTCAGTTTCActttcagattctgattcctGCCGTCGCCGTCTATTTTTCTTGTATTGCGGAGGTACATCAGTATTTTCTTTAGCTTTCCTTGTACTTGTTCCAGTGTAACCATGCATAAAGGATGGAGCTCCATCTGAATTGTAGTTAGAAGTAGATGTTGATGTTTGTTGGAATCGACCATCACTtctgtaggaaaaaaaaaataaaaatacataattaaaaaaataacacaaattacaTTACAAACCTATAGGGGCTTGAACTAGTTTTAGCGGTGCTTCTAGATGTTGTACTAGAGGTGCTTATTCCAATATTTCTACGAGCTGTATCAAACTGTCCAGAAAATCCAGGTGTTTTGACTGATTGGCCAATATTTTGGGAGCTGCTGCTTACAGCGAGTGAAGAATCCAGCAATGGTACTTTACGACCCGTACATCGTAAGAACGTTCTATGAAGATTCTCACGAACTCTTTTGTTTATGATACAATAACCGATAACTGAGAATATTGCATGTATTATGACGAAAACCGAAAGCAAGACCTTCAAAACTTGAGAGTTTTCGGAAGCAGATAATACCGACAATACCCACATGATTCCCATTAATGGCAACGATACCACTGAAAGCCACAATAAAGTTCTCAAATTTCCGAAGCCTAACACATGATCTTTTATTGTGAAAGCTGCCTTCACGGACAGGAACAGAATAATCAAATTTACTGATGACATTACTACAATTGGTCCAACCAACCACCAGATAACTGATTCATAAACGGATAGCCAACAGCTGAAAAAGACGAACAGGAACACTAAGTTAGAATATGTATTAATTATAAGTACCTAGTTTATCTTTCTGATTATAAGAAACACAAACGAAGATAAACTACTAAAATGTACTTGAAGGTTGCACAATTTTCGACTGCGAAATATATACTTACAAGACATTATTTCCATATTCATGTACGCGCACCCCTACCGAAAGTCCAACTAACAAAGCTGGTGCGCCATACCCTAGTGTATAATAAAATCCCATAGGTCCATGATTGATGTCGCGCATCTCAGTGAGCATCCGATATAAATGTACGCAGTCCACAGTAGTCCAAGCAAATGCTGCTAACCACGTATAATGCAAAACGATGGCAACAAATTTGCAAGAGAactgaaaaattgtgtttgtgAGTTATCGTTTCTGTTCAATTTAATATACCTATTTTTTACCTCGTCATCCACCAAATCTCGATGGGCCTTGATTCCAATGAAAAACAGTAGCTCagcaataaaaatgcaaaacagaAGATTTTGATGAATTGTATTGGAATTGGTTTGAAGCCCTCTCAACAGTGCTAGAGACAATATTACAGCGAATAAGACTGGAAGGGACAACACAAATGCTGAATATGATGTGATTTGGACTAAAAGCGATGGTTCGGGTATATCTTCCGGATCGATAACATCCACCAGTACTGCGTATGATGAAATTTGTGTACATGTGCAATTTATTATTACTGTGTCATTTACAGAATATTGATCATAATCAGGTATCTCAGTTTGACAACCCAGCCTAGTCCATAAATTGAGATGGGAGTTCCATCGCACGCATTGAGGATTTGATCGCGACCCAAACGAATATTTAGGTACGTTCAGCCATAATTGCAATTTTATTGGCTGTGATAGATGGGGGCTTCCTAGAGATTTGTATTCGATTTGATTGAAACCTTGCGCAGGCAAACTTCGTTTTTTGATTTTAGTATATGTTTCTTCTTCCAGACCGTAGGTGTCTTCACTACCACTGGGCTGGGATAATACTACCATTTCTGGGGGATTCAATACCTCGAATGGATTCTCATCGATGCTCATTATAATTTCTGGGTGCTCATCGAGGTTTTCAAGATTTTCGTGATCACTCATGTCGTGTATAGATATCTTAATTTCGTTCGTTAATTTTTCATTAGGAGGAATATTTCTTACAGAAGTAGAAAACGTATCAATATCCGGCTTGGTAGATTTATCAGCtaaatttttgttatcaaaGCGATCCATATATGTTCTGTCTTCGTTGTTTTTACTGTTAGGTACAAGGATTTCAAGTGAAAGAATGGGACTCACTATCTGCACATCCACTCCCCAACGTCGAGTTATTGTTTCGTCCATATTCGGGGGGGAAATTGAACCAGCTTCCTTGTACTGGGCATAGCAGACTATAGCTCGATAATCGCTGATGGTGTTTGTAACTTCATTTTTATCTGGTTGTATTATCCCGAGTAAATCCAACGGAATTAAAATCTTGGTATGACGGTCGAATTTATTCTTATCTTGTATGTAGTTATTGTATTTAGGAAAAGCTATGATTGGATGTTTCTGCTTCGTTTGATGTTGCAAAAATGAGCTAGTATCCGGTAGAACAACACTCTCCGTAGTATACATATAAGATTTAGACGGTTTGTGATGAGATCCTATCAAAAGTTGGGGTTCATAGCCAAACAATGATTCCGCGGTTACAATGTCTAATCCGAGAACTAAATTACGATGGACAATTTCAAAAGGATTCGTATAGGTATCATGTTGAGATCGGCCTAATAACATCATATATTTACTAAATGCTTCAATGAGATCATTTGGTCCACGCTGGGTTAACTCGGTCACTCGTTTCCATTCCTTTGTGtattttgagtccaatataactccTGCGCTTTCtaccaaatttttaatgtagtGCTTATCTTGACTGTGTGATAAATTCAATCCACTCTGATGAGTCTCGTAGTTGATCAACTCATGCAGCAATCGTTCTGTTATTAGTACATCTGCgccaaaaagtttattttttcgtaCCTGTTGATAATCACTTagatattcaaaatcaaaatcttctTGTTTCCATAAAGAGCTTTTAGAAGCAAGCGGTGTTTCTAAAATTTGCAAGTTTGGCTGTTGATTAGTCTCTATTCTAGTATCGGCGGTACGATCCACTGTTTTACAGGCGTATTGTAAGGTGGCAGCAATTTTTACGGCAATAAACGTATTCAATTCTAATCCCTCGGTTTCAATCTGTGATAGCTGCTTCCTCAGATCTAAGAATGGTTCGGATGTACAATTAAACATATTTGGTTGCTTCCAGCCATCCACTAGGTCACATTTTCGCATACCTTTCCCTCGGGCCGGTAGAGGGCAATTTTCAATGGCTACTTCGCCAAACGCTGTACGAGGCCACCATAAACCTGCTGCAAATGATTTGGGACAAGCATCGTAGACTACTTCACAGCCATTATTTGTTACTTCTGCATATGGATTCGAACAGGTGTCACATCTCCGTCCTATAACGCCTTCGCGGCATTCACATTGGCCAGATGTGTTGCAAGATTTTCCAATCGATCCTATTGAATAGCATTCACAAGGATGGCAAGTCGTGTCATTGGGAAGTTGATAATGATTCTCTCGACAGAAGCAACGTCCCGTTATTTTGTTGCAATCTGGGTGATATCCTTGTTTCAGATCACAGTTACATGGGCCACAACCTCGTTCTCCCCACCAGCCCGCCGGGCAAGGTTGTTGAGTTACAATTTCACAATACTCTCCTGAATGTGCCGTGCTGTTGCATTCACAGTGATATCCTTTCCTAAGCGATACGTCAGCGCGACACTGTGCATTGTCTGAACACGGTTTAGTGGTGCATATTGGTACGCATTCGTTACCAACATATCCATGCATACATTCACAGTGGGCTTCATCCCAACTGGTGACACAATTCGCATGATTAGGGCAATTATCCGGGCATTTAGCGTTTGATGGACAACCATCCATCACATTTTCTCTTATTGTTGGACGATTCAACACAGATTGACTTCCTCCTACTCTGACATCTTGTATGCAACCTTCAAAATAGCCGTATGTACCATACCCGATCAAACCGCCCTCTGACCCTCCAATTACAATGCGTCCAACGTAGAGACCTTGGATTTTCTGATTCATTGGTAAAACGCCTGTCCGTTGTCCATAATCCACCGATAGTGAAACTTCTGTTCCTAACCATTTAATCTCTATGCGATGCCATTTTCCATCCGCCAAATTTGTCCCAGCAAGAAACATCGGTTCATCGTTATAATTGTAATAAAGTATGCCGTTCCTTAGTGATATTATAGCTGAACTATTCTGACCTACTTGAACTTGCATAAGAAACGCATCTTTCTGTCTGGTACGCACGGAAAGAGCCGTAAGCCACGGAAGCTGAATAGGCCTTAGTAGTGGATTGAAACTAAGGATTCCGTCTCCATTGAAACGCCAAGGAAGTGTTACCTCTTCTTGGCAAGCGTTTCCAGTGTAGCCGTCGGGGCAGTCACATTCCCATCCTTCGCCCCAGCCTTCTCTACAAGAGCCACCATTGAAGCAGGGTTCCGATGCGCATGATGACGCTTTTTGAGGACATCCAATAATGGTTCCATTATCTGCGATATAAGCATTTAAATCTATGTATTTGTTGTCTATGTACAGATCCGATATGCAACCGATAAAATCATGTGATTGTATTTGAAAGTGAGTAGGGATCCGTGGGAGTCCACCAATTTGTAGTGGCCCGGTCAAGTCCAGATATCGATGGCATGATTCGGTCAATGAGGCACATTTTCGTTCCAATATCATCGTTGTTTGATTAGCACAGTTCCAACGTGAACCCAAATTAGCCAGAGCTAGTGCGACATCACAGTTATCCATCGACAGAGTCGCAGTACGATTAAAGTAATTAACCTCCACTGTGTGCCAGTTGCCATCAGATATACGCTTATCCTGATCAACACTTACGGATTCTATTTTTTCTCCAAGTGAAAATGAAAACATCACTTTTCCGTCGATGATTTCTAAAGCTATGAAATCGTGCTGTTCGTTATATCGACCATTGTACAGAAGCAATCCATTATCACGCACAGTTGCAAAATTTAACTTTATGTTAAATCTATGTCGTTGCTTCATGCTtgggaatgtcaaaaatgaattcCTTGTGAAGGAGCGAGACATCAACTCGCAGGTACTTGTGTACGATGGGTTATGCGGTGTATTGAGCGAATGCGATAAGCAACTATAACCTTCGCCGCATGTATCTGCTGCACatggtttcaacttttttatctCCACCTCACAATGAACTCCAGTGTACGAGTTTGCACAAACACAGGTGAAACCTCCTTCTCGTCTAATGCAGCTACCACCATTTTGGCAAGGATCTGAATAGCATAGGTCAACTTCCGTGTCACACAAATAATGCTCTTTACTGCCGGTAAATCCTTCTGGACATTTACATGCAAAGGTATTTACAGGGTATATGGGTCGGAACAACACAGTATCACTGTGTATGAATCCAGAGGCATTACCAAATTTCAGTACCGATAAACATTGTTCATAGTTTAAACAAGGTTCTCGAACACAAAGGTTATCATCAAATGGCAATACCTGAACGGTAGCCAAGCGAGCCAAAATAGCACGATTGAGATAAACTCGTTCTTGTAGGTACTGAGGACTGTAATATTCTTCATACGCTACATCTGGACGACGCGCAGAGAAACTTACATTCAGTATTCTTGAATCGATATCGGCATCATCTTGTatagaaaatatataaatattttcttttgggCATGGTATAATTGCAGCTAGTCCATCcaggaaaaagtttaaaagtggTGAAAGGAATGCCTCTTCTGTCATTTCATCCAACCGCACGGTGACTGAATTGAAAAGCATGTCTTCGGTTACGAGTCTTACAATTAACTGCATGATAGCTTTGGCTTCATTTATACCGTCGGTAACGGATACTTCCATAGTAGCAAATTTAGGTACATTAGTATTGAGTTGAGGACTTAATGTTAAGCCTCCGGTAGATACGTTGAGTTTAACCAAGTTTGCATTATTCCCTGATAGAATGCGATATGTCAAATTATCAGATACATCTGCATCGAAGGCTGGTATTCTACCGATAACACCGCTTGGAAAACAGTCTCTAAAGTtgttaaaaataacttgaaaatcgCGCAAAATAGGAGCATTATCATTCACATCAGTTACGAGTATTTCTACATGTACGTCGTTACGCAATGGCGGGCTTGCGGCTCGTATAACAAGTTCAAAACGCTTTTTCGAGGATTCATAATCAAGTTCAGTCATCGTGAGAAGCTGAGCCCTTTCAGAGCCAGGTCTTGTTACCAGTGAAAAGGAATTTGAATCGTCGCCACCAATAATCGAATAATGTACTATTGCATTGACACCTTCGTCTGGATCATGTGCATGAATTTCTCCAACAACCGATCCAACTGGGCTGTTTTCAGGAACATAAAGTGTTAGCTTGTCAGATGAAAACGTAGGAGGTGAATCATTTACATCATCCAACCGAATTTGTACCTCCACCGTACTGCTCAGTGTTGGAGTTCCCTTATCGCTAGCAATTGCCACTAAGTGGTACACTGCAATGCTTTCCCGATCCAATCCTTTATTAGTTCTTATTACACCGGAGGTAGGATCTACAATGAAAGATCCATCTTCTATATCCTTTGCGCTTAGCATGTATTTGATTCGTCCAT
It includes:
- the LOC129741433 gene encoding protocadherin-like wing polarity protein stan isoform X3, whose product is MGTHIIQQLRRLPGAVAALAVIHIILLLCRDAACYMVIVTENDEPNKIIFNASVYKLGSERHYKINAHKTANFVHHLLKVDSHTGQIYLKKRLHCDGIYYPNLFTFYVDSTSNRLRSIDYYSLPLRIFIAGINCTDDNIAEGFRKLFEEDDSGYTRRRREASDEDTDIRMYGHYRGDSLQDYFEEYPWLGLRQRSNNNNHSSFSDGDILFGNAGNSEIRHEMIVRKKRNLVESSEQRIHRKINDAKQWISESYASYAIHTTDKWNKICLKQSQFINSIHSFLPKTAIQHCTVKYLDVNDGRFKIETKSGDLVASNDICLSESLWKVVITYTVKCDRFDIIDADHRLKIVYHHQELNDTDIAKRVRRELRNQSPYFEQALYVAAVQEEQVAGIAVITVRARDPEDSPVVYSMVSLLDSRSQSMFKVDPRTGIVTTSTSLDRELMDVHYFRVIATDDSFPPRSGTTTLQVNVLDCNDHTPTFESDEFQASLREGSSVGSTVITIRATDQDIGKNAEIEYTISSIKGDGDGTKEQDEQTFRIDARTGTISSRAALDRETSETYTIIITATDMATPQTERRSASATVYVKILDDNDNYPQFSERTYTVQVSEDQWTNENNIIAHIHATDLDQGNNAAIRYAIIGGNTQSQFSIDSMNGDVSLVKPLDYENVRSYRLVIRAQDGGSPSRSNTTQLLVNVLDANDNAPRFYTSQFQEAVLESVPVGYNIVRVQAYDSDEGANSEISYSIQDRDDSLPLAVDSRTGWIHTTKPLDREDQSRYSFQVIALDGGIPPKSASTSVVVTIQDVNDNDPSFSPKYYEATIAEDQPPGTPVTTVTASDPDEDSRLHYEITAGNTRGRFSITSQNGRGLITIAQPLDYKQERRFALTITATDSGQRTDTAIVNINITDANNFAPVFENAPYSASVFEDAPVGTTVLVVFATDSDVGVNAQIAYFLNDESVNGLGINEPFSVNPQTGAIVTNAPLDRETTSGYLLTVTAKDGGNPSLSDTTDVEISITDVNDNAPQFKVPLYQATISEDALIGTSVVQIAATDIDMGLNGRIKYMLSAKDIEDGSFIVDPTSGVIRTNKGLDRESIAVYHLVAIASDKGTPTLSSTVEVQIRLDDVNDSPPTFSSDKLTLYVPENSPVGSVVGEIHAHDPDEGVNAIVHYSIIGGDDSNSFSLVTRPGSERAQLLTMTELDYESSKKRFELVIRAASPPLRNDVHVEILVTDVNDNAPILRDFQVIFNNFRDCFPSGVIGRIPAFDADVSDNLTYRILSGNNANLVKLNVSTGGLTLSPQLNTNVPKFATMEVSVTDGINEAKAIMQLIVRLVTEDMLFNSVTVRLDEMTEEAFLSPLLNFFLDGLAAIIPCPKENIYIFSIQDDADIDSRILNVSFSARRPDVAYEEYYSPQYLQERVYLNRAILARLATVQVLPFDDNLCVREPCLNYEQCLSVLKFGNASGFIHSDTVLFRPIYPVNTFACKCPEGFTGSKEHYLCDTEVDLCYSDPCQNGGSCIRREGGFTCVCANSYTGVHCEVEIKKLKPCAADTCGEGYSCLSHSLNTPHNPSYTSTCELMSRSFTRNSFLTFPSMKQRHRFNIKLNFATVRDNGLLLYNGRYNEQHDFIALEIIDGKVMFSFSLGEKIESVSVDQDKRISDGNWHTVEVNYFNRTATLSMDNCDVALALANLGSRWNCANQTTMILERKCASLTESCHRYLDLTGPLQIGGLPRIPTHFQIQSHDFIGCISDLYIDNKYIDLNAYIADNGTIIGCPQKASSCASEPCFNGGSCREGWGEGWECDCPDGYTGNACQEEVTLPWRFNGDGILSFNPLLRPIQLPWLTALSVRTRQKDAFLMQVQVGQNSSAIISLRNGILYYNYNDEPMFLAGTNLADGKWHRIEIKWLGTEVSLSVDYGQRTGVLPMNQKIQGLYVGRIVIGGSEGGLIGYGTYGYFEGCIQDVRVGGSQSVLNRPTIRENVMDGCPSNAKCPDNCPNHANCVTSWDEAHCECMHGYVGNECVPICTTKPCSDNAQCRADVSLRKGYHCECNSTAHSGEYCEIVTQQPCPAGWWGERGCGPCNCDLKQGYHPDCNKITGRCFCRENHYQLPNDTTCHPCECYSIGSIGKSCNTSGQCECREGVIGRRCDTCSNPYAEVTNNGCEVVYDACPKSFAAGLWWPRTAFGEVAIENCPLPARGKGMRKCDLVDGWKQPNMFNCTSEPFLDLRKQLSQIETEGLELNTFIAVKIAATLQYACKTVDRTADTRIETNQQPNLQILETPLASKSSLWKQEDFDFEYLSDYQQVRKNKLFGADVLITERLLHELINYETHQSGLNLSHSQDKHYIKNLVESAGVILDSKYTKEWKRVTELTQRGPNDLIEAFSKYMMLLGRSQHDTYTNPFEIVHRNLVLGLDIVTAESLFGYEPQLLIGSHHKPSKSYMYTTESVVLPDTSSFLQHQTKQKHPIIAFPKYNNYIQDKNKFDRHTKILIPLDLLGIIQPDKNEVTNTISDYRAIVCYAQYKEAGSISPPNMDETITRRWGVDVQIVSPILSLEILVPNSKNNEDRTYMDRFDNKNLADKSTKPDIDTFSTSVRNIPPNEKLTNEIKISIHDMSDHENLENLDEHPEIIMSIDENPFEVLNPPEMVVLSQPSGSEDTYGLEEETYTKIKKRSLPAQGFNQIEYKSLGSPHLSQPIKLQLWLNVPKYSFGSRSNPQCVRWNSHLNLWTRLGCQTEIPDYDQYSVNDTVIINCTCTQISSYAVLVDVIDPEDIPEPSLLVQITSYSAFVLSLPVLFAVILSLALLRGLQTNSNTIHQNLLFCIFIAELLFFIGIKAHRDLVDDEFSCKFVAIVLHYTWLAAFAWTTVDCVHLYRMLTEMRDINHGPMGFYYTLGYGAPALLVGLSVGVRVHEYGNNVFCWLSVYESVIWWLVGPIVVMSSVNLIILFLSVKAAFTIKDHVLGFGNLRTLLWLSVVSLPLMGIMWVLSVLSASENSQVLKVLLSVFVIIHAIFSVIGYCIINKRVRENLHRTFLRCTGRKVPLLDSSLAVSSSSQNIGQSVKTPGFSGQFDTARRNIGISTSSTTSRSTAKTSSSPYRSDGRFQQTSTSTSNYNSDGAPSFMHGYTGTSTRKAKENTDVPPQYKKNRRRRQESESESETDGRSLELASSHSSDDEESRVGRNSSTHRSVGVSSTSYLPNITEHVATTPPELHVVQSPQLFPNVNGPRWSSQVPDSYLPVSNAGRWSQDTGSDNEIHSHGPLVSNILPSPDLTDTSYLHQNRMNMPPSILENIQESFNYSNQDLRSDKYSNRDCDTYSEQYRDYDTHGDHMTLPYMSPVGRNHLSGSTQIINHMRSYQHENIGVLKDSIYDRSRTLGYKSDSPYMSKERIASELYSPRNDNHPANSFQSSVQSLLKNDYQRHKQQQSVDSDRMSEGSDKNPYNFPYTAEEDHSSHTGFRSSEINGSVANGRLNGASALQPMAPLPNVNSSSDRCWDRFKNLN